A region of the Salmo trutta chromosome 40, fSalTru1.1, whole genome shotgun sequence genome:
GTATTTAACTACCCATTCTGGCACTGACTGTAACTCCTTGCAAAGAGTCTCATTGAGCTCACTGGCTGTAAGTGTTGATGTGTAGAGTGTGCAATCATCAGCGAACAAAGTCCTTTTATCTTCGTGTAAGAcaagtggcaaatcatttgtaaaaatagagaagagtgACAGCCCAAGGCATCTGCCCTGAGGGATACCACACTGTACATATCTAATATTAGAGAAACTTCCATTGAAGAACAGTCTGAGTTCTATTGGAGAAGTagctctccaaccatgtgatggcaggtgatgtaaagccataacaagtGAGTTTTCTCAATAACAAATGATGATGAATAACATCAAagactgcactgaaatctaacaataaaGCTCCAACTAtcttattatccatttattttaGACAATCATCAGAcatctgagtcagtgcagtacaagttgagtgcccttccctatatGAATGCTGAAAGTCAGTAGGTATCTTGTTCTttgaaaaatagcattgtatttgttcAAACACAATTTTCTCCATCAGTTTACCAAGAACAGGCAGGAAACTGgtgccgaagaacatggctgacattttacattctcccaaccaattgtgctattttgttatttttttgtgtcttgtgtaacttatttttaaaCTTAttatgtacataatgttgctgctaccgtctcttatgaccgaaaataacttatgGACATCAGAAAATAGATTACTCACCGcagactggaagaaactttttcctttaacgagtccgacgagaaggatatcctgctttcactggaacaggccctgATCCAAGCCTTTTGAGTGAAGAAAAGACGCCGGAAAAggagacacagatctgggatccttctgagaatccggaggagagcgagtaaactcccaatgccttacattcttcttgctaacgtgcaatcattggaaaataaaactgatgacctactattaagattatcctaccaacaggacattaaaaactgtaacatcttatgtttcaccgagacatgGCTGAACAGAGATACGGACAACATAGAGCTAGCGgtattttccatgcaccggcagaacagagatcATACCTCTGGttagacgaggggtgggggtgtgtgtctttttgtcaataacagctggtgcgcgatgtctaatattaaagaagtctcgaggtattgctcgcctgaggtagagtaccttatgataagctgcagaccacattatctaccaagagagttctcatctgtattattcgtagccttctatttaccaccacaaaacgaagctggcactaagaacgctctcaaccaactctataaggccataaacaAAGAAGAATATGCTCaaccagaagcggcgctcctagtggtaggggactttaatgcaggcaacttaaatcagtttcaccaaatttttaccagcatgtcacatgtgcaaccagggaaaAATAATCGTAGACCACCttttctccacacacagagatgcatacaaagctctcctccgccctccatttggcaattctgaccataattctatcctcctgattcctgcttacaagcaaaaactaaagcagaaagtaccagggactcgctcaatacggaagtggtcagatgacgcggatgctacacagactggaatatgttccgggattcatccaatggcattgaggaatacaccacctcagtcatcggcttcatcaataagtgcatcgatgacgtcatccccacagtgactgtacgtacatatcccaaccagaacacatggattacaggcaacatccgcatcaagctaaaggctagagctgccgcttcaaggagcgggagactaatccggacacttatgagaaatcccgctatgccttcaGACGAACCaacctactacaccggctctgacgctcgtcgggtgtggcagggcttgaaaactattactgactacaaagggaaacccagacgcgagctgcccagtgacgcgagcatACCAGACGAGCGAAATGCCTTTTGTGCTCCCTtcgaagcaagcaacactgaagcatgcacgagagcaccagctgttctggatgacggtgtgataacgctctcggtagccgatgtgaacaaaacctttaaacaggtcaacattcacaaagccgctgggccagacggattaccaggacgtgtactcaaagcatgcgcggaccaactgtcaagtgtcttcgctgacattttcaacctctccctgaccgagtctgtaatacctacatgtttcaagcagaccaccatagaccctGTGCCCAAGGAGGCGAtgaaacctgcctaaatgattaccgccccgtggcactcacgtcggtagccatgaagtgctttgaaaggcttgtcatggctcacatcaacagcatcctcccggacaccctagacccactccaattcgtatactgcctcaacagatccacagatggcgcaatctcattcgcactccacactgccctttctcacctggacaaaaggaacaccaatgtgagaatgctgttcattgactaaagctcagtgttcaacaccatagtgcccacgaagctcatcactaagctaaggactctgggactaaacacctccctctgcaactggatcctggacttcctggtgggccgcccccaggtggtaagagtaggcaacaacacatctgccacgctgatccttaacactggggcccctcaggggtgtgtacttagtccactcctgtactccctgttcacccacaactgcgtggccaggcatgactccaacaccatcattaagtttgctgatgacacaacagtggtaggcctgatcaccaacaacaatgagacggcctatagggaggaggtcagagaactggcagtgtggtgccaggacaacaacctctctctcaatgtgagcaagccAAAGGAGCtgttcgtggactacaggaaaaggtgggccgaacaggcccccattaacatatataataggcagtgttaGAGAAAAGCCCATATAATTGTCAGagattccagtcacccaagttatagactgttttctctgctcccgcacggcaagcggtaccggagtgccaagtctaggaccaaaaggctcctcaacagcttctacccccaagccattagaccgATGAACATTTCATAAAAATccccaccggacaatttacattgaccccccttttgaacactgctgctactcactgtttgaatattacctatgcatagtcacttcgcccccatctacatacatgtacagattatctcaactagcctgtaccctgcacactgactcggtaccggtgccccctgtatatagcctcgttattgttattcttattgtgttactttttattattactttttattttagcctacttggtaaatattttcttcttcttgaactgcactgttggttaagggcttgtaagtaagcatttcacggtaaagtcaacacttgttgtatttggcgcacatggcaaatacattttgatttgatttgaactgattGGGCAGCTGCTTGAGCCAGCAAAAGGGGGTTTCACTATTTTTaggtagtggaattactttagcttccttctACGCTTACACAAACACTCCTTTAGGCTCCGGCTAAAGACATGACAAATAGGGTTGGCAATAGAGTCTGCTACCATGGCGACTGGCGAACCCTTGCATTTCTTTCCGGAACCCTCCTGGACTCCTGAGGACACATCCCAATACCCACACTGTAACAGGTATACACAGACAGACTTACACACGGCAGGCAGTGACACACAGGTTAGCCCTGTCTGGACcgagacaggcagacacagaaaCCCCACTCAGATTAGGTTACACTCAAAATAGGAGCTATAGAGtgggacagacacacactggttaATATAAACTCTTATGTATGTGTTAGCATAGTATTGGCGCTAAGCTCTTAAGAGCACCTTTTGCACACAGTTTTAAAGGTGTAAAAATAACACAGACAAGAAATAGCATCAGGCTTTATTTTTCTAAGACGTTGGGCTGAGACTCTGCTGCTAAGCAGGAGTCATCTGATATCACTAAACTAACACTGCTTGCAATACCTactacagcaacaacaaaaactcTTGAACTAACAGGAATAATGAGAACCCTTTATAAAGGTTTAATTTGGCAGGCGTGAGGCAGACCACGCGAAACCACACCAACcctggacctccacatccagcttcttcacctgcaacatcatctgagaccagccacccggacagctgatgatattgtggatttgcacaaccgaagaatttctgcacaaactgtcagaaactgtctcagggaagctcatctgcgtatTCGTCCTCCTcagcagggtcttgacctgagtgCAGTTCAGCGTTGTAACCGgcgtcagtgggcaaatgctcaccttcgatggccactggcacgctggagtggtgtgctcttcacggatgaatcccggtttcaaccgTACAAGGGAGATGGCAGATAGCATGTATGGCATCATGTTGGGAagtggttttctgatgtcaatgttgtgaacagagtgccccatgatggcggtgtggttatgttatgggcaggcataagctacaggcaacaaatacaattgcattttatcgatggcaatttgaatgcatagatactgtgatgagattcagggacccattgtcgtgccattcatccgccgccatcacctcatatatcagcatgataatgcatggcacCATTTCACAAGGACCTGTACACAATTTCAGGAAGCTGAACGTTTTCCAATTCTTCCATGGACTGCATACtcaagacatgtcacccattgagcatgttcgggatcgacagcgtgttccagttcccgccaatgtccagcaacattccacaggcgacaatcaaaagcctgatcaactctatgtgaaggagatgtctcGCCGCATGAGGCgagacaccagatactgactggttttctgatgccttcttttttttaagggtttgtgatcaacagatgcatatctgtattcccagtcatgtgaaatccatagattagggcctaatttatttatttaaattgactgattgccatatatgaattgtaactcagtaaaatctttgaaatgattgcatttatacattttttcagTGTAGAATACTAAGAGCCAAATACCATAACTTTTATTTCAAAGGAATTGAGTGCAATGATAACCTTTTGAGTGATACATTGATCTACATTTAACTTTTTCTAGtaccgtaccccttcaaacattcaacctccagctgctgtaccccctctagcaccagggtcagcgcactctcaaatgttgttttttgccatcattgtaagcctgccagacacacactatacgatacatttattaaacataagaatgagggggagtttttgtcacaaccaggctcgtgggaagtgacaaagagctcttataggaccaggagacattttacattttagtcatttagcagacgctcttatccagagcgacttacagtagtgaatgcatacatttcatttcgtgcatttttttgtactggccccccgtgggaatcgaacccacaaccctggcgttgcacacaccatgctggcgttgcaaacaccatgctctaccaactgagccacagggaagactaataatataataataatcaataattttgctctttattcatcaaaaattgtgaataactcaccacaggttaatgagacgggtgtgcttgaaaggatgcacataactctgtaatattgggttgtattggagagtctcagtctttttccacacagtctgggcctatatttagttttcatgctaatgAGGGCTGGGAATCCACTCTCatataggtatgtggttgcaaagggcatcagtgtcttgacagcgcgatttgccaaggcaggatactctgagggCAACCCAATCCAGAAAtttggcagtggcttctgattaaattatattgtcacagaaccgcttgttaaATTTTGATGAGGAAcacttgttcagatatcggtaagtggactggaggcagggcatgaaagggataacaaatccagttgtttgtgtcatccgtttcgggaaagtacctgcgtaattgcgcacccaattggcagcaagagcctctcagtggatgctgcagtgtacccaatgcgtcgggagcaactgcttgcacgcgcattaccactccactgtcttcctgtcatggcttttgtgccatcagtacagataccaacaaatcttgaccaccaaagtccatttgatgtcacaaagctgtccagtactttaaaaatatcctctcctgttgtcctgatttccagtggtttgcagaagaggatgtcttccttaattgaccccccataaatgtaatggacatataccagaagctgtgccaggcccgccacatctgttgactcatccagctgtaatgcatagaattcactggcttgtatgtgaagcattaattgtttcaaaacatctcctgccatgtcgcTGATGCCTTGTGAAACAGTGtcgtttgatgaaggcattgtataGTGTTTTGAGCCTTTTCCCCCAGCAGCAGAATAGTTTGGGCCatagacgcttctagccccttcttattaatggtatctgttgcttttataagtgtcttaattctcactcaaaaaaaccattgcttatttttcaaattgccttgttttgtttctaaatgtctacGCAAGGGTGAAGGTATCAATGAGTTgtgatagtacttttgcacataacaCACACTGAACAATATAAGTGAACcacaaatcaatgtagttctcatcatatttgcacctCTTCGATGGTTCAACGtgcctgtctgttgttcggtgctttcccgggttagggggcagtagctctttggctgcatcagattcacaactgtcagtgtccatgctagctgggctaacaacaaatgtagaattactgatgctagcattggatgtgctcgaagaagcagaacaacttgcgtcgtcgacaggtgcagtactgctggtagtagcaatactaccagtagagctggtatttCTCTATGAACGCGGACCTTACTTTATAAATTTTCGAGCAAATGGAAAGAACAGCAGCTACGTTTAGcaacatacggaccgttagtgaaATTCCCgcgagagtaacggttaatgtgattggatgttaattgttTGACATTGTGTCATTTCACTGAagactagatggtttcattttatttttggcagtgaaacgaggctactcaggcgagaaaaaaaaatctaaaaaaaaaaaaaaaaaaaaaaaaaaaaatcacccaaatgtatacatggactgtttgaaaatgaagggaaataaaagtttaaaatattttttggaaatgtatttttatttggcataccccTGACAGCattgcgtaccccagtttgggaatacctgccatAGACTATAGCCTATATTTGGAAGTGCATTTCCATTGTTCAGGCAGAAGGAAAACAAAACAGCAATGTAAAATTGTAGCCTAGCTTTATGTTCAAACATCTCAACACTCATCTTTTTCATGGGTTCAAGTAGGATTTATTGTGAGTAGAACTAGGACATCTGAAAGGAACATGTTTCTCTGTAAGAGGTTTATTTTTTCCCCGTATATTTTACAAATAGAAGCACAAATGTTCATAAACTCTCGACGACAGCCGTTTGAAGTACTTAGAAGCATGTATGCCAGAACCACTGGCGATGGATGGCAGTAGGACCTCGTCCATTTATCTGAAACCACACAGAACAAACACGCGTTCAGATAAACGGGATGAAATCAAAATACCCAACAAAATATCACAGTAAATGTGGGGGAATAACAGGCTTTCTATTCTgcttttaacaaaacacaggaTACATGATCGAACACACTAGGCCCTAGAGGGAGCTATTCCATCTTAGACTACAGTGGGATGGTTTTCCgcatagtcctggactaaaaagcactagCAGTCTCCTTTGAGCATAGCACGTTATCTTCTTCCTTTCTGTGCATCTTAGGGGCTGTTACCTACAATCACATGATTTAGGTCCTGATTCCAACATGAGGGGTTGGAGTGGAGTAAAAAGGTTGACAAAATAATGGTTAGTGAACAAACTTAAAAATAACTAAAATGTTTAATGACAAACAATGGGTGGGCTCATGCAAGGAGTCAAGTTGGGGATATTTTCAAAGATATAGGTAACCAATCAAGGTTAAGAATgtgtgggggggaaaaaaacattactGAGAGGGACAGATTAAAcaccaagggagagagagagggacaaagagtgaaagagaaaggGCGAGATGGGCAGAAAGAAGCTGACAGTGTGAACAGTACTCACAGGGCAGCAGCTCCAGAGATGATCTCAATGAGCTCCTTGGTGATGACAGCCTGCCTGGTACGGTTGAAGGTGAGGGTCAGCTTGTCAATCATCTCAGCTGGAGGGGACAGAACAGAGCCAGGGTTGATATGAATCTGAGAACAAAGCCATCACAGTGCAGGCACACAGACCTGGTAACCAGATTAGCTGATATTATAAAATCAATGGCAACCCTAGAGGCATTAAACTAGGTCAATCAAGCAGCAGAGGGAGACTGAGGAAGATAATCAAAGGACGACAGCTACTGTGTGTGCTATGAGGCAGGCAGGAAGACTACGACTTAAAAGACAAGTGAGGAAGATGAGCAATAAGCCAGTTGTTATAGAGGCAGAGGAAGATGCTCACAGGCGTTCTTGCTGGCGCTGTCCATAGCGGTCATCCTGGCACTCTGCTCGCTGGTTGTGGACTCCTTCAGGCCAAAGTAGATGATGTTGACCAGGGCAAACTCCTGGTAGTTCCTCAGCACGTCAGCATCAATGTCATCATAGATGCCCATGTTCTCTGTTACAGAAATTGAAAAAGAAGACGTATgacagtcggccattttgtgggGCATACATCTTAAATCAGTCTGTCGATTTTTATCCCCCTAGTCGATTGACGCACCGGTGCGTCAACCTAATTAACCAAAaacatccccatcaaaatctgtcagtttaagttggatatgttttttttgcactggatgcatctcaatccaccgcatccgccgatgTAGCACTTCCACATTTGCAGTGAAAGGTAGtggaccatgagacatcccaaaaattgttattctcatgaaaacgtctgtagcctccaaacggtttggcctaaaaaactattatgaccactctgGAAAGgggactctcacaaacacaataGTGTCTTCGTTTtcctcacccccaccccccccccacaaatgTCAGGAGACTCGCAATGAAGTCGGTACtgtcgatgtgccaacttctgtttggtaGCGTCCAAACCGTTTGGACAACAAACTAATAGGACCCCCACTGCTGAAAGGAGATTCTcacaaacacaatggtgttctccgttttgctctacgacccccacaagtgtcacgggactcatctgaaaGTAACCGGTACTAGTTTTAAAAAACAAACGGAAGTATaaaggtagttttgtgcccccccccaaaaaaccaaCATAcaagtttttttttatatatatctgCTTCAAAACCTTGTtgcttatgatttatttttggaATGTCCTTTTTTGCCatgtatgaatgtgttattcaatgcgtttccatGGGCTTTAATAGTCAAggccaaaatatatattatttgtatACATTCTTTTGAAACctaaaggggtcttaaaatttaaaatcaaatagctaaatgatccatagtatgagcatcttaaaacaattccatatgtcagcttagcaACAACTTAGATTAAAGAATTAAAGCGACCTTCAAACCAACGGTGTTGTACCTGAATTAGCAACAGTATCAATGGAGAAGATGGGCTTCTCATCAGTCTTGTAGGAGATCACAGACCTGAATGAGGGGGGAAAATAACATTCATTCAAGACTTGTTCTGATAATTGGCTATGTACTTTGAAGGATAAGGATGGGACTATACTTGATGTGAATCTTCCCATACAAACAGTTTTTATCTCCTTATAGTGGCTCAACTAAGAAACCATTTGGAGGAGACAAGACACTGAAATGTGGATGTGGAAGGAGTCCATCCATACCTGAATCTGTTGTAGATTACAGCACCCTGGTCAAACTCATAGCCCATGTTGAGCAGCTCTGTGGCGACGATGGAAGCGTCAGTAAAGGTGGGGGGCTTGCGGCCCACCTCTTTGCAGCTGAGCAGCAGGTAATTGCCGTGTGTCCTGGGTTACGAGGAGGGAGGGAacactgttgtcatggtaataaaCTAAATTCCAAAGGAAACCACTAGACTGGACCTGTTGCTGTGGGCATCATACAGTAAAATGGCTGTATTTCTTGATTATCATTCTGTACCTCTGCAGGATGTTCCTCAGCTTGTCCCCCACATTGACTACCATCACCTCCTTGCCCTCGCCAGTGAGGTTGGCAATCTTGGCCTTGATGGCCTTTGCCACGTTGGAATGGACGGCGCCACAGAGACCACGGTCAGACGACACACCGATCAGGAGGTGCTTGTTGGCCACTCCCTCCGGGGCCTTGATCTCAGCCTTCTCGTACAGGGCTGGAGGACACACAGGCAAGAGAAGAGGGACCATCAACAGGTTTGTTGAACGCCATTGGCAAACACCACAAAAACATTTCCAATAAATGTGTGTGAAACAACCCTGACAGTACAGGGACGGTATTCAAGAAGCGCCTCAGTACCAGGGCTAATtcaggatcaggtcccctctgtccatgtaatcttattcattatgatataaaaggctaaactgatcctagatcagcactcctactctgagactatgaatacaggccctgacctACCTTCTCACTATGGTCCTAATAGAGGACCATAATAACAGACAGTGATGAACTTCACATAGAAACCATCCATTCCCTTagactttagtgtgtgtgtgtgtgtgtgtgtgtgtgtatatagagaaCATGCAGAGTGAGCAATGACATACCCGAAGCACCATTTCCATAGACGCGGGCGGGCTTCAGCTGCCTCTCAGCGCGGGCATACTTAGCAGCGGCCACCATCTTCATGGACTTGGTGATCTTTTGGATGTTCTTGATGGACTTCAAACGGATGGTGACTAGAATGGGAAAGATGGATGCCACTGACTGACTAAACATTTGCGGTTCAATAATATTGAGAAAAACAGCTACAATATCATGATTCAAAAGTTTCACTTGTGCATAAAACTTTAAAGAGGAAGCTCAAGGGTGAGTTTTATGTAACACAGAGTAGTTAAAGAGATGGCGAGGTAAATACTTACTGTCCTTCAAGGTAGCCATGTTCCTGACCTGCCCACTACAAATAAACAAAATTAGCTAGGTAAATTAGAAACATTATCTTTGCATATTCGCAACATAACGTGAACGTCCTCAATTCATGGATTACAAACTATTTGCCTCCCAATACAAATAGCTAGCTACCTATAAGCGAATAAATGTTGTTTGTACAACTATACTAGCAATCAGTTAACGTTATACTAGAGTTCATGTCACCAGCTaacagttagctaacgttagcatgttAGGTTTATCCAGATAATGCAAGCTAACTTAGTTAGCGGGAGGGGCAGTGAATTTGACAAGAACTGAACGCTGTTCTGAAAACATCTGGTATCGTACGAATTACTAAAAGGACTATTTAATCAACGTTAGTTAGCTGTCACACACTTCAATGACATGGTTAACAAGCTAATGTCAGTTTAGCCACCGCACCGGCTGAACTTGACCATTCACTCTGCACCACACACCATCTGCGGCCTGCGGGTTAGCGCGCCCTTGCAATGTTTTACATGGCTCGTCAACGCATACGGCGTACATATTTGTTATATATGTGTACGACAGCACAATGCTCAAAATCATGTTGTGAAATATACGTAAATTTGCTAATAAAACGTTACCATTGTGGGAGGAACACCAACGCGCTGGTCCTGGCGAACATTATTACTTCGATGAAGGTCAGACTCGCAGGACTGCGCAAGCGCAAGTAAATGGCAAAATGTGAACGAAAAAACAAACCTCGCGTTACTTCAAAGTACACGTAAATTGATGACGAAATACCCACGGAAGCGGTAGATTTttaggaggaaggagaa
Encoded here:
- the LOC115179991 gene encoding ATP synthase subunit gamma, mitochondrial isoform X1, translated to MFARTSALVFLPQCGQVRNMATLKDITIRLKSIKNIQKITKSMKMVAAAKYARAERQLKPARVYGNGASALYEKAEIKAPEGVANKHLLIGVSSDRGLCGAVHSNVAKAIKAKIANLTGEGKEVMVVNVGDKLRNILQRTHGNYLLLSCKEVGRKPPTFTDASIVATELLNMGYEFDQGAVIYNRFRSVISYKTDEKPIFSIDTVANSENMGIYDDIDADVLRNYQEFALVNIIYFGLKESTTSEQSARMTAMDSASKNASEMIDKLTLTFNRTRQAVITKELIEIISGAAAL
- the LOC115179991 gene encoding ATP synthase subunit gamma, mitochondrial isoform X2 gives rise to the protein MFARTSALVFLPQCGQVRNMATLKDITIRLKSIKNIQKITKSMKMVAAAKYARAERQLKPARVYGNGASALYEKAEIKAPEGVANKHLLIGVSSDRGLCGAVHSNVAKAIKAKIANLTGEGKEVMVVNVGDKLRNILQRTHGNYLLLSCKEVGRKPPTFTDASIVATELLNMGYEFDQGAVIYNRFRSVISYKTDEKPIFSIDTVANSENMGIYDDIDADVLRNYQEFALVNIIYFGLKESTTSEQSARMTAMDSASKNASEMIDKLTLTFNRTRQAVITKELIEIISGAAAL